In Halobaculum magnesiiphilum, the following proteins share a genomic window:
- a CDS encoding elongation factor EF-2 has protein sequence MGRRKKIVQECEELMDEPEQIRNIAIAAHVDHGKTTLTDNLLAGAGMIADADEATQLVMDTEEDEQERGITIDAANVSMTHEYEEDNHLINLIDTPGHVDFGGDVTRAMRAVDGALVVVDAVEGAMPQTETVVRQALREGVKPALFINKVDRLISELQEGPEEMQQRLQDVIADVNELIRGMTEEMDDIDEDWTVSVEEGTVGFGSALYKWGVSLPSMQRTGMSFADIIELEQDHKRQELHERTPLSDVVLDMVAEHFPNPLKAQPFRIPRIWRGDDESDIAEDMRTVNRDGDIVFMATDIGMDPHAGEIATGRVFSGTLEKGQELYVSGTAGKNRVQSVGIYMGGEREELDRGVPAGNIAAVTGLKDAIAGSTISDKEMTPFESIEHISEPVITKSVEAKSMDDLPKLIKTLQQVAKEDPTIRVEINEDTGEHLISGQGELHLEVITQRIQKNQGIPVQTGEPIVVYREQPQEASREVEGVSPNRHNKFYITVEPLADDIVETIQLGEASMSMPELERREALQEAGMDKDTSQNVEHIHGTNILIDDTKGIQHLNETMELVIEGLEEALDDGPLAAEPVQGALLRLHDARLHEDTIHRGPAQVIPAVRDAVHRALIDGEVRLLEPIQDVRIDVPSEHMGDASGEIQGRRGRVDDMYQEGDLMVIEGIAPVEEMIGFSSDIRSATEGRASWNTENAGFRVLVDNLQREKIMEIRERKGMKLELPQSIDYI, from the coding sequence ATGGGCCGACGAAAGAAAATCGTACAGGAATGTGAGGAACTGATGGACGAGCCGGAGCAGATCCGGAACATCGCCATCGCTGCTCACGTCGACCACGGGAAGACGACACTGACGGACAACCTGCTCGCGGGCGCGGGCATGATCGCCGACGCCGACGAGGCGACCCAGCTCGTGATGGACACCGAGGAGGACGAGCAGGAGCGCGGGATCACCATCGACGCGGCGAACGTCTCGATGACCCACGAGTACGAGGAGGACAACCATCTCATCAACCTCATCGACACGCCGGGCCACGTCGACTTCGGCGGGGACGTGACCCGCGCGATGCGCGCCGTCGACGGCGCGCTCGTCGTGGTCGACGCCGTCGAGGGCGCGATGCCCCAGACGGAGACGGTCGTCCGGCAGGCGCTCCGCGAGGGCGTCAAGCCGGCGCTGTTCATCAACAAGGTCGACCGCCTCATCTCCGAGCTCCAGGAGGGGCCCGAGGAGATGCAGCAGCGTCTCCAGGACGTCATCGCGGACGTGAACGAGCTCATCCGCGGGATGACCGAGGAGATGGACGACATCGACGAGGACTGGACGGTCTCCGTCGAGGAGGGCACCGTCGGGTTCGGCTCGGCGCTGTACAAGTGGGGCGTCTCGCTCCCGTCGATGCAGCGCACCGGCATGTCGTTCGCGGACATCATCGAGCTTGAGCAGGACCACAAGCGCCAGGAGCTCCACGAGCGGACGCCGCTTTCGGACGTCGTGCTCGACATGGTCGCCGAGCACTTCCCGAACCCGCTGAAGGCGCAGCCGTTCCGTATCCCGCGCATCTGGCGCGGCGACGACGAGTCCGACATCGCCGAGGACATGCGGACGGTCAACCGCGACGGCGACATCGTGTTCATGGCGACCGACATCGGGATGGACCCCCACGCCGGCGAGATCGCGACGGGCCGCGTCTTCTCGGGCACGCTCGAGAAGGGCCAGGAGCTGTACGTCTCCGGCACCGCGGGCAAGAACCGCGTCCAGTCGGTCGGGATCTACATGGGCGGCGAGCGCGAGGAGCTCGACCGCGGCGTCCCCGCCGGGAACATCGCGGCCGTCACCGGCCTGAAGGACGCCATCGCGGGCTCTACGATCTCCGACAAGGAGATGACGCCGTTCGAGTCGATCGAGCACATCTCCGAGCCGGTCATCACCAAGAGCGTGGAGGCGAAGTCGATGGACGACCTGCCGAAGCTCATCAAGACGCTCCAGCAGGTCGCCAAGGAGGACCCGACCATCCGCGTGGAGATCAACGAGGACACCGGCGAGCACCTCATCTCCGGGCAGGGCGAGCTCCACCTCGAGGTCATCACCCAGCGCATCCAGAAGAACCAGGGCATCCCGGTCCAGACCGGCGAGCCCATCGTGGTCTACCGCGAGCAGCCGCAGGAGGCCTCCCGCGAGGTCGAGGGCGTCTCGCCGAACCGCCACAACAAGTTCTACATCACCGTCGAGCCGCTGGCCGACGACATCGTCGAGACGATCCAGCTCGGCGAGGCGTCGATGAGCATGCCCGAGCTGGAGCGCCGCGAGGCGCTGCAGGAGGCCGGCATGGACAAGGACACGTCCCAGAACGTCGAGCACATCCACGGGACGAACATCCTCATCGACGACACGAAGGGGATCCAGCACCTGAACGAGACGATGGAGCTGGTCATCGAGGGCCTCGAGGAGGCGCTCGACGACGGTCCCCTCGCCGCCGAGCCCGTGCAGGGCGCGCTGCTTCGCCTGCACGACGCGCGGCTGCACGAGGACACCATCCACCGCGGTCCGGCGCAGGTCATCCCCGCCGTCCGCGACGCCGTCCATCGCGCGCTCATCGACGGCGAGGTGCGCCTCCTGGAGCCGATCCAGGACGTCCGCATCGACGTGCCCAGCGAGCACATGGGCGACGCCTCCGGCGAGATCCAGGGCCGCCGCGGCCGCGTCGACGACATGTACCAGGAGGGCGACCTCATGGTCATCGAGGGCATCGCGCCCGTCGAGGAGATGATCGGCTTCTCCAGCGACATCCGCTCGGCCACCGAGGGCCGCGCCTCCTGGAACACGGAGAACGCGGGCTTTCGCGTACTCGTGGACAACCTCCAGCGCGAGAAGATCATGGAGATCCGCGAGCGCAAGGGCATGAAGCTCGAGCTGCCGCAGTCGATCGACTACATCTGA
- a CDS encoding DUF5781 family protein, whose amino-acid sequence MDIRVRGAVPPDPFLGAATLFETEHDLSLPVEVQVRDNPEERTWAAHYDDRHVLNISRKAATSAMARELALHELSHMARYEEPHPSHHQSTDEALFLALSGSSVERRKVHHCYQIANHMKDVYADDITLSVGPGGKLVTFFESQLAAAIADRPRDHPHPDSQRMTPGSDPDITAVNAAFALAMCERHGLVGDGHRLYDLVHAAADDAPAVDVQGFTRLFRSLAADPSESEYRKALVDAARLYAVNAGGGSAAAD is encoded by the coding sequence ATGGACATCCGAGTCCGCGGCGCCGTCCCGCCCGACCCCTTTCTCGGGGCGGCAACGCTCTTCGAGACCGAACACGACCTCTCGCTCCCGGTCGAGGTCCAGGTTCGCGACAACCCCGAGGAACGAACGTGGGCGGCCCACTACGACGACCGCCACGTCCTCAACATCTCCCGGAAGGCGGCGACCTCGGCGATGGCGCGCGAGCTCGCCCTCCACGAGCTGTCGCACATGGCCCGGTACGAGGAGCCCCACCCCTCGCACCACCAGTCGACCGACGAGGCGCTGTTTCTCGCGCTGTCGGGGTCGTCGGTCGAGCGACGGAAGGTCCACCACTGCTACCAGATCGCGAACCACATGAAGGACGTGTACGCCGACGACATCACCCTCTCGGTCGGTCCGGGCGGGAAGCTCGTCACCTTCTTCGAGTCGCAGCTGGCCGCCGCGATCGCGGACCGTCCGCGCGATCACCCCCACCCGGACTCACAGCGAATGACGCCCGGCTCGGACCCGGACATCACGGCCGTCAACGCCGCGTTCGCGCTCGCGATGTGCGAGCGGCACGGGCTCGTCGGCGACGGGCACCGCCTGTACGACCTGGTTCACGCGGCCGCGGACGACGCCCCGGCGGTCGACGTGCAGGGATTCACGCGGCTGTTCCGGTCGCTCGCGGCCGACCCTTCGGAGTCGGAGTACCGGAAGGCGCTGGTCGACGCCGCCCGGCTGTACGCCGTCAACGCGGGCGGCGGATCCGCCGCGGCCGACTGA
- a CDS encoding GNAT family N-acetyltransferase: MSTAGDAGDVFPEVIETERLRLERCSRERVSARALYDAASDDSPTIDEETEYLPWSPLDTLAGAEDRLAEFERQWEERERAEWVVRPRGDEPGAGEFAGTAGLICRWDRDLALLAIWLRKPFWGRGYSGERADALLAVAFDRLDVGVAAVPIHGDNERSRRAVERYVDRHGGRYEGLLRNHAGRYDEPADHHRFSVSREEWRAADGARTPVRYPDGSV, from the coding sequence TTGTCCACGGCCGGCGACGCCGGGGACGTGTTCCCGGAGGTCATCGAGACGGAGCGCCTGCGGCTCGAACGGTGCTCGCGCGAGCGCGTCTCCGCGCGAGCGCTGTACGACGCCGCATCCGACGACAGCCCGACGATCGACGAGGAGACGGAGTACCTCCCGTGGTCGCCGCTCGACACGCTCGCCGGCGCCGAGGACCGCCTCGCCGAGTTCGAGCGACAGTGGGAGGAGCGCGAGCGGGCGGAGTGGGTCGTCCGTCCGCGGGGCGACGAGCCGGGCGCCGGCGAGTTCGCCGGGACGGCCGGGCTCATCTGCCGGTGGGACCGCGACCTCGCGCTGCTCGCGATCTGGCTGCGAAAGCCGTTCTGGGGGAGGGGCTACTCGGGCGAGCGCGCCGACGCGCTGCTGGCGGTGGCGTTCGACCGACTGGACGTGGGCGTCGCCGCGGTCCCGATCCACGGCGACAACGAGCGATCCCGCCGCGCCGTCGAACGGTACGTCGACCGCCACGGCGGGCGCTACGAGGGCCTCCTCCGCAATCACGCCGGCCGGTACGACGAGCCCGCCGACCACCACCGGTTCTCGGTGAGTCGCGAGGAGTGGCGCGCGGCCGACGGCGCCCGAACACCGGTTCGGTACCCCGACGGATCGGTGTGA
- a CDS encoding HAD family hydrolase: MAVDAVLFDLDDTLYPYDPCNEAGTRAAFETYRDRGGDLDAEAFEARRARARRATKREVPATASSHSRHIYYTRLVADLPGPFDADLARALGDAYWDAYLAEMAAFDDALDTLATLREANVDVAVVTNLTTHVQLRKLAELGVDAHLDAFVTSEEVGREKPAAPVFTAALARLDRAPSEALVVGNSPANDIEGGNALGMETALFNGPEEGEDVGDAGDPDSLRTPDHRLDSLTAVTEVAL; encoded by the coding sequence ATGGCCGTCGACGCCGTGTTGTTCGATCTGGACGACACCCTCTACCCGTACGATCCGTGCAACGAGGCGGGCACGCGCGCCGCCTTCGAGACGTACCGCGACCGCGGCGGCGACCTCGACGCCGAGGCGTTCGAGGCGCGACGCGCCCGCGCTCGCCGCGCGACGAAACGCGAGGTCCCCGCGACCGCCAGCAGCCACAGCCGCCACATCTACTACACGCGGCTGGTCGCCGACCTCCCGGGCCCGTTCGACGCCGACCTCGCCCGTGCGCTGGGCGACGCCTACTGGGACGCGTACCTCGCGGAGATGGCGGCGTTCGATGACGCCCTCGACACGCTCGCGACGCTCCGCGAGGCGAACGTCGACGTGGCGGTCGTGACGAACCTCACGACGCACGTCCAACTGCGCAAGCTCGCGGAACTCGGCGTCGACGCGCACCTCGACGCGTTCGTCACCAGCGAGGAGGTCGGCCGCGAGAAGCCCGCCGCGCCCGTGTTCACCGCGGCGCTGGCGAGACTCGACCGGGCACCGTCGGAGGCGCTCGTCGTCGGCAACTCCCCCGCCAACGACATCGAGGGCGGCAACGCGCTCGGCATGGAGACGGCGCTGTTCAACGGACCCGAGGAGGGCGAGGACGTAGGGGACGCCGGCGACCCGGACAGTCTCCGGACGCCGGACCATCGCCTCGACTCCCTGACCGCGGTGACGGAGGTGGCGCTGTGA
- a CDS encoding class II aldolase/adducin family protein, which translates to MSDDASPSVLREAREAVVEHAPELARLTPGRTGNLSVRDGDRFAVTPTGVAYDAFDTGDVPVVDLDGERVAGRMKPSSEVPMHRHIYRGYGSDAIVHTHSPWATSMAVLHRELPPIHYMIVTVGKRVPVAEYAPYGTEELAANVVAAMEEANATASFIENHGLVVTADDIETALEHTTHVEDLSRLYLQSSAVGEPTELPEAELDTAIEQFEGYGQGD; encoded by the coding sequence GTGAGCGACGACGCGAGCCCGTCGGTCCTCCGCGAGGCCCGCGAGGCCGTGGTCGAGCACGCTCCCGAGCTCGCGCGGCTCACGCCCGGGCGCACCGGGAACCTCAGCGTCCGCGACGGCGACCGCTTCGCCGTCACGCCGACGGGAGTCGCCTACGACGCGTTCGACACCGGGGACGTTCCGGTGGTCGACCTCGACGGCGAGCGCGTCGCCGGGCGGATGAAACCCTCCAGCGAGGTGCCGATGCACCGACACATCTACCGCGGCTACGGCTCCGACGCCATCGTCCACACCCACTCGCCGTGGGCGACGTCGATGGCCGTGCTCCACCGGGAGCTGCCCCCGATCCACTACATGATCGTCACGGTCGGCAAGCGCGTCCCCGTCGCCGAGTACGCCCCCTACGGCACCGAGGAACTAGCCGCGAACGTCGTCGCCGCCATGGAGGAGGCGAACGCGACGGCCTCCTTCATCGAGAACCACGGCCTCGTCGTCACCGCCGACGACATCGAGACCGCCCTGGAGCACACCACCCACGTCGAGGACCTCTCGCGGCTGTACCTCCAGTCGTCGGCCGTCGGCGAGCCGACCGAACTGCCCGAGGCGGAGCTCGACACCGCCATCGAACAGTTCGAGGGCTACGGACAGGGCGACTGA
- a CDS encoding zinc ribbon-containing protein, translating to MPPASVLTCDGCGFEAPTGDDAWEHVTDPRLGRLTRCPECGSTNVHNRG from the coding sequence ATGCCGCCGGCGAGCGTACTCACCTGCGACGGCTGCGGCTTCGAGGCACCGACGGGGGACGACGCGTGGGAGCACGTCACCGATCCGAGGCTCGGGAGACTCACCCGGTGTCCCGAGTGCGGGAGCACGAACGTTCACAACCGTGGCTGA
- a CDS encoding DUF7344 domain-containing protein, whose protein sequence is MSEDARVSPETYDTWFELLADELRRRLLFELADRSSSGAIVSVPDDIVRPNEDADTLSVHLRHVHLPKLADSNVIDWNRDAGTVSQGLAFDRIRPVIRSVRSIDDIGRPER, encoded by the coding sequence ATGTCCGAGGACGCTCGCGTGTCGCCGGAGACGTACGACACGTGGTTCGAACTCCTCGCCGACGAACTTCGGCGACGGCTCCTCTTCGAGTTGGCGGACCGGTCGTCCTCGGGGGCCATCGTGTCGGTCCCCGACGACATCGTCAGACCGAACGAGGACGCCGACACGTTGTCGGTCCACCTCCGCCACGTCCACCTCCCGAAGCTCGCCGACTCGAACGTCATCGACTGGAACCGAGACGCGGGGACCGTCTCTCAGGGCCTCGCGTTCGACCGGATCCGACCGGTCATCCGGTCGGTCCGATCGATCGACGACATCGGTCGACCCGAGCGCTGA
- a CDS encoding 30S ribosomal protein S7, which produces MSESEQDVDDEAEAPDPDAPADSEQAAENALLFGEWDVSEIEYSDPSTRKYMNVTPIAHTQGRHASKQFQKSEISLVERLINRLMQTEENTGKKQQAQRIVRDAFDTIHSRTEDNPVQVLVEAVENAAPREETVRLKYGGISVPKAVDVAPQRRVDQSLKFIAAGVQGASYKTTTSAADALADQLIGAARYDVQTYSISQKEETERVAAAAR; this is translated from the coding sequence ATGAGCGAGTCAGAACAAGACGTCGACGACGAGGCCGAGGCACCGGACCCGGACGCGCCCGCCGACTCCGAGCAGGCCGCGGAGAACGCCCTGCTGTTCGGCGAGTGGGACGTCTCGGAGATCGAGTACTCCGACCCGTCCACCCGGAAGTACATGAACGTGACCCCCATCGCGCACACGCAGGGGCGTCACGCGTCCAAGCAGTTCCAGAAGTCCGAGATCTCCCTCGTCGAGCGGCTCATCAACCGTCTGATGCAGACCGAGGAGAACACCGGCAAGAAGCAGCAGGCTCAGCGCATCGTCCGCGACGCCTTCGACACGATCCACTCGCGCACCGAGGACAACCCGGTGCAGGTGCTCGTCGAGGCCGTCGAGAACGCCGCCCCGCGCGAGGAGACCGTCCGACTGAAGTACGGCGGCATCTCCGTCCCGAAGGCCGTCGACGTGGCCCCCCAGCGCCGCGTCGACCAGTCGCTGAAGTTCATCGCCGCGGGCGTCCAGGGCGCCAGCTACAAGACGACGACCAGCGCCGCCGACGCGCTCGCCGACCAGCTCATCGGCGCCGCCCGCTACGACGTGCAGACGTACTCCATCTCCCAGAAGGAGGAGACGGAACGCGTCGCCGCCGCCGCGCGCTAA
- a CDS encoding 30S ribosomal protein S12 yields MANGKYAARKLKKDRQKRRWSDSEYARRERGLSEKSDPLEGAPQGRGIVLEKVGIEAKQPNSAIRKCVRVQLIKNGKQVTAFCPGDGAISFIDEHDEVTIAGIGGAKGRAMGDLSGVNYKVEKVNGVSMIELVRGNAEKPVR; encoded by the coding sequence ATGGCCAACGGCAAATACGCCGCGCGGAAGCTCAAGAAGGACCGCCAGAAGCGGCGGTGGTCCGACTCGGAGTACGCGCGACGCGAGCGCGGTCTCTCCGAGAAGTCCGACCCCCTCGAGGGCGCCCCCCAGGGTCGCGGTATCGTCCTGGAGAAGGTGGGCATCGAGGCGAAGCAGCCCAACTCGGCGATCCGGAAGTGCGTCCGGGTCCAGCTCATCAAGAACGGGAAACAGGTCACGGCGTTCTGTCCCGGCGACGGCGCCATCTCGTTCATCGACGAGCACGACGAGGTCACCATCGCGGGGATCGGCGGCGCGAAGGGTCGCGCCATGGGCGACCTCTCCGGCGTCAACTACAAGGTCGAGAAGGTGAACGGCGTGTCGATGATCGAACTCGTTCGCGGCAACGCGGAGAAGCCCGTCCGATAA
- a CDS encoding mechanosensitive ion channel family protein, protein MLSTPLQTGVPPIPVPEDLLASGGALVDVVVFAAVTVAVYLLARATVFPLAVRAVRSRNRNNPTIQSATETYLAVLLAAMATVAGMLAAGYGAVFSESALLIAALTFAVGTAGRDVLGSLVSGLFLVADPDFNVGDWIRWSGGEGVVEAVDFRVTRIRTLDYETLTVPNTELTGNTITRPYGRDRFRVTETVHLAYDDDIDRARELIVEAAEAEPRALPDPAPEARVADLGEGTVALRAEFLVREPADGDLLGIRSRFRARVIDRFEEAGITLGPASDRELSGHVGVTVADGDGNRGAGGDRGGDEDRGSDGATGPAE, encoded by the coding sequence ATGCTGTCAACGCCGCTACAGACGGGAGTCCCGCCGATCCCGGTGCCCGAGGACCTGCTCGCGTCGGGGGGCGCGCTCGTCGACGTCGTCGTGTTCGCGGCCGTGACCGTCGCGGTGTACCTCCTCGCGCGGGCGACGGTGTTCCCGCTGGCGGTCCGGGCGGTCCGGTCGCGAAACCGCAACAACCCGACGATCCAGTCGGCGACCGAGACGTATCTGGCGGTGCTGCTCGCCGCAATGGCGACGGTGGCGGGCATGCTCGCGGCCGGGTACGGCGCCGTGTTCTCCGAGTCGGCGCTGCTCATCGCGGCGCTCACCTTCGCGGTCGGCACCGCCGGCCGCGACGTGCTCGGGTCGCTCGTCAGCGGGCTGTTCCTCGTCGCCGACCCGGACTTCAACGTCGGCGACTGGATCCGGTGGTCCGGCGGCGAGGGCGTCGTCGAGGCGGTCGACTTCCGCGTGACCCGGATCCGGACGCTCGATTACGAGACGCTCACCGTCCCGAACACGGAGCTGACGGGCAACACGATCACCCGTCCGTACGGCCGCGACCGCTTCCGGGTCACCGAGACGGTTCACCTCGCGTACGACGACGACATCGACCGAGCCCGCGAGCTGATCGTCGAGGCTGCCGAGGCCGAGCCACGGGCGCTCCCCGACCCGGCCCCGGAGGCGCGCGTGGCCGACCTGGGCGAGGGGACCGTCGCGCTGCGCGCGGAGTTCCTCGTGCGCGAGCCCGCCGACGGCGACCTCCTCGGGATCCGGTCGCGGTTTCGCGCCCGAGTGATCGACCGCTTCGAGGAGGCCGGGATCACCCTCGGTCCCGCCAGCGACCGGGAGCTGTCCGGCCACGTCGGCGTGACGGTCGCCGACGGCGACGGGAATCGCGGCGCCGGCGGAGACCGCGGCGGCGACGAAGACCGCGGCAGCGACGGAGCCACGGGACCCGCGGAGTGA
- a CDS encoding NusA-like transcription termination signal-binding factor — translation MRVEITDEARRYIGTFDELVGVAPTDCLVFEDGDRVVFLIPAGEMADAVGPGGKTVERVEERLGAAVELVEDADTPEAFVANALAPAAVRGVTISRQNDVVAYVEVVDADRGVAIGADGRNIDVARALARRHFDIDDVQLA, via the coding sequence GTGCGCGTGGAGATCACCGACGAGGCACGGCGGTACATCGGGACGTTCGACGAGCTCGTCGGCGTCGCGCCGACGGACTGTCTCGTGTTCGAGGACGGCGACCGGGTCGTCTTCCTCATCCCCGCAGGGGAGATGGCCGACGCGGTCGGCCCCGGCGGGAAGACCGTCGAGCGCGTCGAGGAGCGGCTCGGCGCCGCCGTCGAGCTGGTCGAGGACGCCGACACGCCCGAGGCGTTCGTCGCGAACGCGCTCGCGCCGGCGGCGGTGCGGGGCGTGACGATCAGCCGGCAGAACGACGTCGTCGCGTACGTCGAGGTCGTCGACGCCGACCGCGGCGTCGCAATCGGCGCGGACGGACGAAATATCGATGTGGCGCGCGCGCTCGCGAGGCGCCACTTCGACATCGACGACGTGCAGTTGGCCTGA
- the rpoA2 gene encoding DNA-directed RNA polymerase subunit A'' — MTDGGSVDRFVDAHETVTEDIALVVEDTELPRRLKDEIYENIDGRGGVTPEQANEIAQAAESRYLDTRVDPLDPVGTVSAQSIGEPGTQMTMNTFHYAGVAEMDVTQGLPRLIELVDARKTPDTPIMVVHLDDEHATDREKAHEVVWQLEATKILALGDVSTNVADMIVRVDLNEETLLERWPTHEEPTEVAGIVADIIEDSLGVSTRHSGTTIEFGPDEPSYRELLQLVEELRDIVFKGIEEVSRVVIRKEEVDDGEEEYVLYTEGSAFADALEIEGVDASRTTCNNIHEIYRTLGVEAARETIIDETMETLEEQGLDDVNIRHLMLVSDIMTNRGTVESIGRHGISGSKDSVLARAAFEVTVNHLLDAAIHGEADDLNGVIENVIVGKPVSIGTGDVDLRMGSAPDPAPSADD, encoded by the coding sequence ATGACTGACGGCGGCTCCGTCGACCGCTTCGTCGACGCCCACGAGACGGTCACCGAGGACATCGCGCTGGTCGTCGAGGACACCGAACTGCCGCGACGCCTGAAGGACGAGATCTACGAGAACATCGACGGCCGCGGCGGCGTGACGCCCGAGCAGGCCAACGAGATCGCCCAGGCCGCCGAGTCGCGCTACCTCGACACGCGCGTCGACCCGCTGGACCCCGTGGGGACCGTCTCCGCGCAGTCCATCGGGGAGCCGGGGACGCAGATGACTATGAACACCTTCCACTACGCGGGCGTCGCGGAGATGGACGTGACCCAGGGGCTCCCCCGGCTCATCGAGCTGGTGGACGCCCGCAAGACCCCGGACACGCCGATCATGGTCGTCCACCTGGACGACGAACACGCGACCGACCGCGAGAAGGCCCACGAGGTCGTCTGGCAGCTGGAGGCGACGAAGATCCTCGCGCTCGGCGACGTGTCCACGAACGTCGCGGACATGATCGTGCGCGTCGACCTCAACGAGGAGACGCTGCTGGAGCGGTGGCCCACCCACGAGGAGCCGACGGAGGTCGCCGGCATCGTCGCCGACATCATCGAGGACTCGCTGGGCGTCTCCACGCGCCACTCGGGGACGACGATCGAGTTCGGCCCCGACGAGCCGAGCTACCGCGAGCTGCTCCAGCTGGTCGAGGAGCTCCGGGACATCGTGTTCAAGGGGATCGAGGAGGTCTCCCGCGTCGTCATCCGCAAGGAGGAGGTCGACGACGGCGAGGAGGAGTACGTCCTCTACACCGAGGGGTCGGCGTTCGCCGACGCCCTGGAGATCGAGGGCGTCGACGCCTCCCGGACCACGTGTAACAACATCCACGAGATCTACCGGACGCTCGGCGTCGAGGCGGCCCGCGAGACCATCATCGACGAGACGATGGAGACGCTCGAAGAGCAGGGGCTCGACGACGTGAACATCCGCCACCTGATGCTCGTCTCGGACATCATGACGAACCGCGGCACCGTCGAGTCGATCGGTCGCCACGGCATCTCCGGGTCGAAGGACTCCGTGCTCGCGCGCGCGGCGTTCGAGGTGACGGTGAACCACCTGCTCGACGCGGCGATCCACGGCGAGGCCGACGACCTCAACGGCGTCATCGAGAACGTCATCGTCGGGAAGCCGGTGTCGATCGGCACCGGCGACGTGGACCTGCGGATGGGCTCGGCGCCCGACCCGGCACCGTCCGCGGACGACTGA